Below is a window of Bombus pyrosoma isolate SC7728 linkage group LG14, ASM1482585v1, whole genome shotgun sequence DNA.
AATTAAGGCAACAAAGACAAGTAAAGCACCAGGATTTGACTTgatcaatggaaaaatcttaaaaaaccTCCCCCCAAAGGCAATAAGACTAACAACAGTAATATTCAACGCAATTCTAAGAATACAGTATTTTCCTGcattatggaaaatagcaCAGATCGTAATGTTACCCAAACCAAACAAAAACCCACATTTAACTGCATCTTACAGGCCAATATCATTACTACCTGCGTTTTCCAAACTActagagaaattaatatataaccgcctaaaaccaacaatagaaaaagaaaaactaataccGGACCATCAATTTGGTTTCAGGAATAAACACTccacaatagaacaaatgcATAGACTCGTCAATGGAATCTTACAGGcattggaaacaaaacaatattgcacGGCACTATTTAGTGACATtgaaaaagcatttgacaaagttaaccatgaaaaacttctttaaactatcaaaaagcaatttccaggacaaatctacaaattactcaaatcgtacttaaacaatagaacctttgtagtaaaaataaatgacgcatattctgaaattaaggatatcaaagcaggagtaccgcaaggaagcgtccttgGACCAATATTCTACACACTCTATACAGcagacataccaacaactgtcAACAGCAAAGCTCTaacgttcgcggacgatacggtCTTACTAACTAGACACGCAAATCCAGAAACGGCTGCCGCACtattacaagaacacattacaaaaatagaaaagtggctgcaaagcaaacaaataaaagcgaacaccagtaagtgcaatcacataacatttacgcttagaaaaggaaaaacaccaaACGTCCAACTAAATGGCgcccacatagcacaaacaaagtatgtcaaacgtctaggaatacatttagacacacgccttacatggaagtaccacataaaatcaataacaaacagaatacgtgaaaaaatgaagcagatgtactggttaatcaatagaaaatctaaattaagcataatgaataaactaaatatatacaaaacaataatcaaaccaatctggacatacggagtcccactatgggggatggcagcaatgagtcacataaataaaatagaaacagagcaagcaaNNNNNNNNNNNNNNNNNNNNNNNNNNNNNNNNNNNNNNNNNNNNNNNNNNNNNNNNNNNNNNNNNNNNNNNNNNNNNNNNNNNNNNNNNNNNNNNNNNNNNNNNNNNNNNNNNNNNNNNNNNNNNNNNNNNNNNNNNNNNNNNNNNNNNNNNNNNNNNNNNNNNNNNNNNNNNNNNNNNNNNNNNNNNNNNNNNNNNNNNNNNNNNNNNNNNNNNNNNNNNNNNNNNNNNNNNNNNNNNNNNNNNNNNNNNNNNNNNNNNNNNNNNNNNNNNNNNNNNNNNNNNNNNNNNNNNNNNNNNNNNNNNNNNNNNNNNNNNNNNNNNNNNNNNNNNNNNNNNNNNNNNNNNNNNNNNNNNNNNNNNNNNNNNNNNNNNNNNNNNNNNNNNNNNNNNNNNNNNNNNNNNNNNNNNNNNNNNNNNNNNNNNNNNNNNNNNNNNNNNNNNNNNNNNNNNNNNNNNNNNNNNNNNNNNNNNNNNNNNNNNNNNNNNNNNNNNNNNNNNTTCTTCACTTTGTTGGTGActttccatagggagtagttggTATTCTCATGCGCGGATAgtgattcgatgaattttgagaattcgCTATTATGAAGTTCccttaatttattctttaattcctttgtaagtttatttaagtttttcttgttttctcgtgttctctgtttttgccattttgatttcgcttttcttttttccccaaTTTTATCTAGAATGTCCTgcggaataatttttgtttgcctgctatttaatttataggtGGTGGTTGCCCACGCAGCTTCCTGTATTATTTCTGTCAGAGTTGCTACTGCCTGCTCAATGTGTTCAGGTGTTTTCAATGAGATATTGCAattgattttgttttcgattagctctttaaaaatttgccaattggtggttttattgcaaaatGACTCTGACTTGTTATAAAGTAGTGGTTTGCctgtatattctaatataattggTGTGTGGTCGGAGTTAAGCTCAAGGCtggttgttatttttaatttacttacaCTTAATCCGTTTGTTACTGCAAAATCTAACAGGTCAGGTGTTTTATTGAGGTCTGTCGGTCAGTACGTTGGTCTTCCTGTAGACAGTACGTTGAGGTTGctgtttctaatatattttactagtATTCTGCCTCTCGGTGTATTAATTCTCGAACCCCATAACGTGTGCTTCGCATTAAAGTCTCCTGCTGCGATATATTTGTCGCCTAAGGATTATAAGTACTCTTCCCATTTTTTAAGCGTCATTTTGTGTCTCGATGGTGCATATACTGCTGATATCTGGAAGTAATTGTCATTGGTTTGTATTGTGACAGTGGTTGCTTGTAAGTGTTCTTGATTTGCTTGACTATGTAGGTGATGCTTgatgtcattttttattattactgcaGTTCCTCCATGTGCTTTACCTGAGGGGTGTTTGGTGTCGTAGATAGTGTAAtacggtattttcatgtaactTTTTAGAGTGAAATGTGTTTCTGAGACAAGtagtatatcaatattatttttatacaagaatgttttagtttcgtGGGCTCGCTGTTGCAAGCCATTGGAGTTCCAGGCTGCCATTTTCATGTTCCACTCTATTTTTTACTTAGCAAGTTTGTGAGTAATTGTAACATGATTGTTGTTTGTTGTACTTGTTCCTTAGTGTTGTGTTTAATTCACTTACCATTTTTCCTAGCATCTCTGTACTTTTAATGGATTGTTTTagcatttctttgatttctgtagcgtcttcgatatttttgctttgATTCTGATTAAGCGTTGCTTGGCTAATGTTTTGGGTTACTTGCGCATAGCTTCGGTAACCTTGAGGATTAATGTTTCCGCTTATAATGTTTGGTTCGTTATGTGCTATCAATGTTGTATCATTCTCCGTTGTACCTNNNNNNNNNNNNNNNNNNNNNNNNNNNNNNNNNNNNNNNNNNNNNNNNNNNNNNNNNNNNNNNNNNNNNNNNNNNNNNNNNNNNNNNNNNNNNNNNNNNNNNNNNNNNNNNNNNNNNNNNNNNNNNNNNNNNNNNNNNNNNNNNNNNNNNNNNNNNNNNNNNNNNNNNNNNNNNNNNNNNNNNNNNNNNNNNNNNNNNNNNNNNNNNNNNNNNNNNNNNNNNNNNNNNNNNNNNNNNNNNNNNNNNNNNNNNNNNNNNNNNNNNNNNNNNNNNNNNNNNNNNNNNNNNNNNNNNNNNNNNNNNNNNNNNNNNNNNNNNNNNNNNNNNNNNNNNNNNNNNNNNNNNNNNNNNNNNNNNNNNNNNNNNNNNNNNNNNNNNNNNNNNNNNNNNNNNNNNNNNNNNNNNNNNNNNNNNNNNNNNNNNNNNNNNNNNNNNNNNNNNNNNNNNNNNNNNNNNNNNNNNNNNNNNNNNNNNNNNNNNNNNNNNNNNNNNNNNNNNNNttacgatataacatataacgttatgtagcattaggttataacgtataacgttaggtactattatgttataacgtataacgatatgtagtattacgatataacgtataacgttatgtagtataacgataaaacgtataacgttatgtagcattaggttataacgtataacgttataaaatgatgtgttataacgtataacgtcatgtagtattacgatataacgtataacgttatgtagcattaggttataacgtataacgttatgtattattaggttataacgtataacgttatgtagtattacgatataacgtataacgttatgtagcattaggttataacgtataacgttatgtagtatcacgatataactttaacgttatgcagtattaccatataacgtataacgttatgtagtattccgatataacgtatatcgttatgtagcattaggttataacgtataacgttatgtactattatgttatagcgtataacgttatctagtgttacgatataacgtatatcgttatgtagcattagggtagaacgtataacgttatgtaatattgtgttataacgtataacgttatgtagtattacgatataacgtataacgttatgtagcattaggttataaggtataacgttatgtactattatgctataacgtataacgttatgtactattatgttataacgtataacgttatgaagtatttcgatatagcgtatatcgttatgtagcagtagattataacgtataacgctatgtactattatgttataacggataacgttatgtactattgcgttataatgtataacgttgtgtagtattacgatataacatataacgttatgtaacattaggttataacgtataacgttatgtactattacgttataacgtataacgttatatagtataacgataaaacttttaacgttacatagtataacggtataacgtataacgttatgtagcattacgttataacgtatgacgttatgtactattacactatgacgtataacgttatgtagtactacgttataacgtataacggtatgtagcattacgttgtattgtttaacgttatgtactattacgttataacggataacgtaatgcggtattacgatataacgtataacgttatgtagtattacgttatgatgtataacgttatgtagtattacgttatgacgtataacgttatgtagtattacgttatgacgtatagcgatatacagtattacgctataacgtataacgttatatggtattacgatataacgtataaggttatgtagtattacgttatgaNNNNNNNNNNNNNNNNNNNNNNNNNNNNNNNNNNNNNNNNNNNNNNNNNNNNNNNNNNNNNNNNNNNNNNNNNNNNNNNNNNNNNNNNNNNNNNNNNNNNNNNNNNNNNNNNNNNNNNNNNNNNNNNNNNNNNNNNNNNNNNNNNNNNNNNNNNNNNNNNNNNNNNNNNNNNNNNNNNNNNNNNNNNNNNNNNNNNNNNNNNNNNNNNNNNNNNNNNNNNNNNNNNNNNNNNNNNNNNNNNNNNNNNNNNNNNNNNNNNNNNNNNNNNNNNNNNNNNNNNNNNNNNNNNNNNNNNNNNNNNNNNNNNNNNNNNNNNNNNNNNNNNNNNNNNNNNNNNNNNNNNNNNNNNNNNNNNNNNNNNNNNNNNNNNNNNNNNNNNNNNNNNNNNNNNNNNNNNNNNNNNNNNNNNNNNNNNNNNNNNNNNNNNNNNNNNNNNNNNNNNNNNNNNNNNNNNNNNNNNNNNNNNNNNNNNNNNNNNNNNNNNNNNNNNNNNNNNNNNNATTagattataatgtataacattatgtactattgtgttataccgtataacgttatgtactataacattagaacgtataacgttatgtagtacaacgataaaacgtataacgttatgtagcattatgttataacgtataacgttatgtactgttacgttataacgaataacgttatgtagtataacgttatgtagtagtacgttataacgtataacgttatgtagtattactttataacgtataacgttatgtagtattacgttataacgtttatcgttatatggtaatactttataacgtttaacgaaatgcagtattacgttatagcgtatgacgtcgtgtagtattacgatataactttacgtagtaatatgatataacgtataacgttatgtggcattacgttataatgtattacgttatgtagtattacgttgtaacgtataacgttatttagtagtacgttataacgtctaacgttatgtagtattacgttataacgtataacgttatgtagtattacgatataacgtataacgttatctggcagtgccttataacgtataccgttatgtactgttacgttataacgcgatcgttgtgtactattgcgttataacgtttaacgttatgtagtattacgttataacgtataacattatgtagtattacgatataacgtagaacgttatgtagtgttacgatatatcctataacgttatgtagtattgcgatataacgtataacgttatgtagaaattacgatatatcgtataacgttatgtagtataacgatataactttacgtagtattatgatataaggtttaacgttatataaataacgttactgtatagcgtataacgttatgtagcattacgctataacgtatatcgttatgtagtattacgatacaacgtataaagttatctagcagtacgttataacgtacaacgttatgtactattacgttataacgtataacgttatgtagtattacgttataacgaataacattatgtagtattacgatataacgtataacgttatgtagtattacgatataacctataacgttatgtagtattgcgatataacgtataacgttatgtagaaattacgatataacgtataacgttatgtagtataacgatataactttacgtagtattatgatataaggtttaacgttatataaataacgttactgtatagcgtataacgttatgtagcattacgctataacgtatatcgttatgtactattacgatataacgtataacgttatgtagtattacgttataacgtacaacgttatgtactattacgttataacgtataacgttatgtggcattacgatataacgtataacgttatgtagcattactttataacgtataacgttatgtagtattacgatataacgtataaagttatctagcagtacgttataacgtataccgttatgtgctattatgttataacgtataacattatgtacaattacgttataacgtataacgttatgtggcattacgatataacgtataacattctgtagtataacgatataacgaataacgttatatagtataacgatataacctataactttatgtagtattacgatataacgtataaagttatatatcataacgatataaagtataactttatgtagtattacgatataacgtagaacgttatgtagcattatgttataaagtataatgttatgtactattatgttataccgtataacgttatgtagtattatgttataacgaataacgttatgctgcattaggttataacgtataacgttatgtactattatgttataacgtataacgttatgtactattatgttataacgtataaccttacatactattacgttataacgtataacgttatgtagtattacgatataacgtataacgttatgtagtaatacgatataacgtataacgttatgtactattatgttataacgtataacgatatgtactattgtgttataacgtataacgttatgtagtattacgatataacgtataacgttatgtagcattaggttataacttataacgttatgtaccattatgttataacgtataacgttatgtactattgtgttataacgtaNNNNNNNNNNNNNNNNNNNNNNNNNNNNNNNNNNNNNNNNNNNNNNNNNNNNNNNNNNNNNNNNNNNNNNNNNNNNNNNNNNNNNNNNNNNNNNNNNNNNNNNNNNNNNNNNNNNNNNNNNNNNNNNNNNNNNNNNNNNNNNNNNNNNNNNNNNNNNNNNNNNNNNNNNNNNNNNNNNNNNNNNNNNNNNNNNNNNNNNNNNNNNNNNNNNNNNNNNNNNNNNNNNNNNNNNNNNNNNNNNNNNNNNNNNNNNNNNNNNNNNNNNNNNNNNNNNNNNNNNNNNNNNNNNNNNNNNNNNNNNNNNNNNNNNNNNNNNNNNNNNNNNNNNNNNNNNNNNNNNNNNNNNNNNNNNNNNNNNNNNNNNNNNNNNNNNNNNNNNNNNNNNNNNNNNNNNNNNNNNNNNNNNNNNNNNNNNNNNNNNNNNNNNNNNNNNNNNNNNNNNNNNNNNNNNNNNNNNNNNNNNNNNN
It encodes the following:
- the LOC122575005 gene encoding uncharacterized protein LOC122575005, whose amino-acid sequence is MDLRFRQDNTKLHIVRRMQDRGNEGTTENDTTLIAHNEPNIISGNINPQGYRSYAQVTQNISQATLNQNQSKNIEDATEIKEMLKQSIKSTEMLGKMISAVYAPSRHKMTLKKWEEYL